Below is a genomic region from Triticum dicoccoides isolate Atlit2015 ecotype Zavitan chromosome 5A, WEW_v2.0, whole genome shotgun sequence.
GACTGCGTAAGTGTACCATTTTTTTTTCATGGAGCACACAATTAAAAATATTATTGTTCGAAATTTTGCTGGTTCACAAGTCATTGGATAATTCACATTGACAAAtcatttcagaatttttcaaaccTGAAAATGAGAAAACTCAGCCAGGGGCACATGTACCTCGGTGCACCCTACTAATTTCCCAAATGTCCCACATTATGAAGTAAAGTTACACGAAAGTCCAAAAATTACTGCCTAGATAACTTGAGGTACCATTTTTTACATTGGAAATGGCAATTCTGAAACCAAATTGTGGTTCAATGGAATTCCGTTGAGAAATTAATTTACAGATTTCCTTCTGGTATCGAGCTGGATGGTTTTGGCAAATTTTGGCGTTCCATTGGTGTATGAACCAAAACAGAAATATAAACATGCGATAAGATAAATTACCATGAGCACTGAATGGATGACATAATTTGTGGAAGTAGGCCATGGTTATGAACCATAGACCATAGACAGATTCTTTTATGCAATACCCTCATTACAGTTCATGGATCTCATTTAGTTTCTTCGTACAAGAAGCACATCATGTTCTGGCTTTTCTCCAAGACAACCATGTATATGTGTCCCCTGGTTGATCCTTTTTAACTCATTGATCAGGCAAATGTGCGAACCGTCTGCTTTCTACGTCAGGTCTACCCCAACTGACAAGGCAAATGAAGGTTTAAATTGAACCAAAATTTGAAGTCATGAGACGATGAGATCTATCCTCTCTTCCAAGTGCTTACTAAATTTTATGCCCTCTATATTCAGAGACTAGAGTTGAGTTCTGTCTGGGCACTACTTGCGGCATTTGATGATCCTCTTCCAATCCCACAAGATAACTCTTATGGCACATTTGAAGGAGCATTTGTGAGAGATATTGATTCTCTCTCTTGGATGGCCAACAATACTCAGAAACTTTTCCCTTTGGAGACAAACAGACCCGAGTGCTGGACATTTTTCAGCACTGCTTCTTATGGAAAGAAAAACAAAGTTCCACAGGTGGCTTTTTCTTAATGAAATTTGATACTTTTTGGTTGTATATCATTTGGTTGCACTACTCCCTGTTATGATGAATTAAGCCAAGGTGGAATTTCCAAAAAAATCCATCATTTTTAGTGGAATTCTCTAATGTATTTAACCATGGAATTATAGGAAAATATCCCGAATGCCACTGCAGAAAAAGTGAAACGAGACATGCTTGGGGGAGTTGAAGTTGCTTTGGGGCTCTCGACTGGATCTCTTCAGCGGCCATTTTACACGAGAGTACAGTTGTGGTATGAGAATGCACACATTGGACTTTCATACCTGTTACTATTTCATTAATACATGATGATGATATTCATTCCGGCAAACACAGGGGTGCAGCTTTACCGATGAACACTCCAGGAGTACCATGCATATTTGATCCCCAGGGCCGAGCAGGCATTTGTGGTGACTGGCTCACGGGTTCAAGTATAGAAGCAGCAGTATTGAGCGGAATGTCTCTTGGAGGTCATGTAAGTTCTGCCATCCTTAGCTCTATCTTCACTCCACATCATATCTCATATTTTTCGCATTTAACAAACTAGCTCTAAGCTATACGAGTCCGGTTGGTTTAACACCAAATTGTTAATGCAGGTCGCTGACTACTTTGCGAGCGGTGGGGAACGGCCTGAGGAGTTTGCGATTGGTCTGGATGACAGCCTAAACCGAGTAGAAGGTCATGACATCGGGCAGTTCCCAGGTTTGGACCCCCAGAAGCCACAGGTAGCTGAACCTCAGCTGGCACCGAGCATATGAACTGTCTTTGCCTGATCCTGCACTGATCATTGCTGTAGCATTGTAAATGATGAGCAGATTGTTTTCTCGCAAGGGATTCGTGTGCTGTAGCCTGCAGAATGTAGAATATGTACTATGTATGTAGAAATTTTGTCGAAAGCTGATGCCCCTGTATGCTTTTTCCCTTTGCGGGTCACCGCTGTATGTTATTCTCAGAGATTTCTTCTGAAAcgttaagagcatctctagcagatgccGCAAACCGCGGTACCGTAAATTTCGTTTACGGATATTGTAAACAGAATTTGCGGTACCGCGGACAGCACAAAAGATCAGATCTGGTAAACACATTACTGCATAATTTAAACTACTAGTTCACGGCACATACATTGCTAGAATTCAACAGAGTTCATATGACAAACTTAAAACATACTAGCTTAAGAACCTAAATctactcatcatcatcactgtccTTCTTGATGTGGAGATGGTACTCCATCAAGGAGTTGGAGAGGTCGTACTCCTTCGCCGCCTCCACCGGTGCCATgacgccttcttcttcggcggtagGCGCCTCCTTCGCCTTGTACCACACACGCTCCGCCTCCCGAAGGCGCTTGAGCATGGGCCAGAAGATCTTGTCGAGCCAGTCGAAGTTGTGCCATGCCCGCCGGCCGCCGCGCTCTCGCGCCTCCACCTTTCGTCACTCCTTCACCGGTGGGCGGAGGGAGGAGCTCCTAGCCTCGTCGTCATTGCGGTGCTTGCGCGACGGCGAGCCGCCGTGGCCCCCTCGACCACCCCTCCCACGAGCTTTGGGTGCCTGCGCGCGCGACAAACTACGGCCGGAGGAAGGATGATTTCTCGCCGGAGGGAACGATTTGCTGCAGAGGGGGAAAGGGAAAATGAAGGAGCCTAAAGTGCGGCTGCTCTAGTATACATCAGAATCGCGGGTGGTTTACGGGCCGCCCGTAATTTTTTTACGGGCCGGGCTGTTTGTAGGGCATCTGATCGAGCCGGTTTTTCAATCTGTCGAAATTTAACGGGCGAGCGAGCTTATacaggatctgctagagatgctcgaaTTGAAGCCAAACTGTAGCTGGGAACTCTTCTAAAGTGTTAATTGTAGCCATGAACGAGACGGGCTGTAGGATCTAACTGAAGCCAAACGCTAACTGAACATTTAGACACTTGGTCAGATAGGGTTGAGGTCTGAAACCTGCTCGTCCCGCCGCCGAGCAAGCCAGCGCCAGCGAGCGAGGTTCTCCCGCCAACCACGCGCCCGTGCTCCTCCCGCCACGCGCTCTCCTCCCCGCCGGTGGGGTCATTCGAGCCGGAAAACATCGGCTGCCGGGCTCCCACTTCACAACCCCGCCCAAAGACCTAGGTCTCAGTACCCACCAGCCACGCCGCCCCGGGGCAGATCCGCT
It encodes:
- the LOC119299329 gene encoding renalase-like isoform X2 — protein: MPLFHPTPCARPAAARAASRFSGAVVAASGAGGARPPKAPPRRPRGKPRFSRQSAIKKSFQQEQVVFSTPVPADPTVAIIGGGASGLSCASALAARGVRAVVFDTGMHGLGGRMATRMVDDGRRLVFDHAAQFFTASDQRFQKLVDEWVEKGLAREWRGSIGELEAGGHFTAIPSSTPRYIGVRGMRPLADAMLPENDLIKVVRPSWISKLEPFNGLWRLFENEKPQGQYDAVVIAHNGKCANRLLSTSGLPQLTRQMKRLELSSVWALLAAFDDPLPIPQDNSYGTFEGAFVRDIDSLSWMANNTQKLFPLETNRPECWTFFSTASYGKKNKVPQENIPNATAEKVKRDMLGGVEVALGLSTGSLQRPFYTRVQLWGAALPMNTPGVPCIFDPQGRAGICGDWLTGSSIEAAVLSGMSLGGHVADYFASGGERPEEFAIGLDDSLNRVEGHDIGQFPGLDPQKPQVAEPQLAPSI